CTCGTGATGGCCGCGATGTCGGCGACGCTGCTGCGGTGGGCCAAGCGCCAGGGCTGGTGGTGACACAGGTCGACCGATGAGTTCCGGGCGTCCTGGCGGTCGGTACCTGTGCCGACCGCCGCTGGAGCGCCTGTGACGACCACAACCACGCACCCCTCTCGTGCCGGACGACGCGCATGGATCGGCCTGGCCGACCTCGCCCGTCGCGCCCGACGTGGACGCGCTCGATGACGCGATGGCCACAGCAGTGGGGCCACCGGTGGGGAGCACGACACCCGCTGCGCTGCTCCGGGTACGGTCGGATGCGCGTAGGATGCGCTCCTGACGTGTCGCAAGGCGTGCACAGGAGCCGACGATGATGACGAAGCTCGCCACGGACACCCCGACCGGCGATCTCGAGCGGCAGCTGGAGCAGCACCGCCGTGAGCTGACTGCCCACTGCTACCGCATGCTCGGCTCAGCCCACGAGGCCGAGGACGCCGTGCAGGAGACCATGGTCCGCGCGTGGCGCAACCACGACCGGTTCGAGGGACGGTCGTCGCTGCGCTCGTGGCTGTACCGCATCGCCACCAACGTGTGCCTCGACCAGCTGCGGGGCCGGCAGCGGCGTGCGCTGCCCATGGACCTGGGTCCGGCGACGTCCGGCGCGGTCGGCGAGGCCGGGTCGATGAGGGGCGAGGCGACCTGGATCGGACCGATCCCGGACGAGCGGGTCGTGCCCGAGGACGCCGATCCCGCGGAGGTCGCCGTCGTGCGCGAATCCGTCCGCCTGGGCTTCATCGCCGCGCTCCAGCGCCTGCCGGCCAGGCAGCGCGCCGTGTTGCTGCTCCGCGAGGTCCTGCGCTGGCGGGCCGCCGAGGTGGCCGAGCTGCTCGACACCTCCGTCGCGTCGGTCAACAGTGCCCTGCAGCGCGCGCGTGCGACGCTGGCCGACGAGCACCTCGCCGACGGCGAGCCGTTCCGGCCGATGGATGCCGAGCAGCAGGCGCTGCTGACCCGGTACCTCGATGCCTTCGAACGCTACGACCTCGACGAGCTGACGGCGCTGATGCGCGACGACGTGGTCCAGTCGATGCCGCCGTACGAGATGTGGCTCGCGGGCGTGGGGGCGCTCCGCACCTTCTGGCTGGGTCCCGGCGCACCGTGCCGCGGGTCACGGCTCCTGCCGACCGTGGCCAACGGGCGGCCGGCCTTCGGTCAGTACCGCCCGAGCGGACCGGGCGGCCGTCACGAGCCCTGGGCGCTGCAGGTGCTCGAGGTCTCAGACGGGCGGATCGTCGGGTTCACGTTCTTCCTCGACACCGACCGGGTGTTCCCGATGTTCGGCCTGCCGCTCCGCCTCGACGACGAGGACACCGTCGGGTCCTGACAGGCCCGCCAGCTCCAGCAGCTCGCGTAGCCGCGAGGGCACGTCCCGCAGCACGAGCCGGCACCCCATGCGGTGCGCCAGCAGGGCCAGGTAGGCGAGCGCGTCGACGGTGTCGAGGTCGGCGGCGGCCAGCGCACGCGCATCGCAGTGCAGGGGCGGCTGGTCCGGGACGGGCACGTGCTGGCTCCTGGGTTCGATGCACCGTTGAGACGACGCCCGGCAGCTGAACTCATCGCGCCAATGGCCGCACCGCCCGCGCAGCGTCGGTGAGCTCGTGCAGGCGCGCGTGGTGCGCGAAATAGCCAGCGGTCTCGGCGCTCATGTCGACCACCGCGGCGACCGCTAGGGCGTCCGCGCGTGCGCCGTCGTCGTCCGCGGCCTCGACCAGTGCGAGCTGCGCCAGCTCGGCTGCGTTCAGGAGGTCCTCGGCGCCCGATGCCGCCAGTGCCATGCGTGCGAGCAGGCGTGCCCGGCCGGGCGAGCGGGTGCGGTCGCGCAGAGCCGCACGCAGGTCCGTTCGCGCCTCCGCCAGCGCGCCCCGCCGCGTGCGGAACCTCGGCGCGGACCTCGAGCAGCGTCGGCGTAGGCGGTCCTCGATGAGCGGATCGCCCGTCCAGCACCGCAGTGCTCGTAGCACCGTCGTGCCAACGCGTGCCGGCCGGCGGCCTGGTGGGAGTGCCTCGGCCACAGCGTCTGCGACGAGCTCGCTGCAACGGTGCAGTCGGTGTCGGAGCGGAGCAGGTAGCCTCCGGGGGCCGTCACGATCAGATCGGGCACGCCGAGCGCGCGTCTGGCCGGCTGACCTGTGCGTTGAGGTTCGCCGCAGGATCGAACGGCGCCTGCACGGGCCACAGCCCGGC
The Euzebyales bacterium DNA segment above includes these coding regions:
- a CDS encoding helix-turn-helix domain-containing protein, with the protein product MLAVQRGALVSRDELMAGLWPVQAPFDPAANLNAQVSRPDARSACPI
- a CDS encoding sigma-70 family RNA polymerase sigma factor; translation: MMTKLATDTPTGDLERQLEQHRRELTAHCYRMLGSAHEAEDAVQETMVRAWRNHDRFEGRSSLRSWLYRIATNVCLDQLRGRQRRALPMDLGPATSGAVGEAGSMRGEATWIGPIPDERVVPEDADPAEVAVVRESVRLGFIAALQRLPARQRAVLLLREVLRWRAAEVAELLDTSVASVNSALQRARATLADEHLADGEPFRPMDAEQQALLTRYLDAFERYDLDELTALMRDDVVQSMPPYEMWLAGVGALRTFWLGPGAPCRGSRLLPTVANGRPAFGQYRPSGPGGRHEPWALQVLEVSDGRIVGFTFFLDTDRVFPMFGLPLRLDDEDTVGS
- a CDS encoding STAS domain-containing protein, coding for MAISRTTRACTSSPTLRGRCGHWRDEFSCRASSQRCIEPRSQHVPVPDQPPLHCDARALAAADLDTVDALAYLALLAHRMGCRLVLRDVPSRLRELLELAGLSGPDGVLVVEAERQAEHREHPVGVEEEREPDDPPV